The sequence GTTGCATATCTTTGAAAAAAGGCCCCCAGCCGAAGCTGGGAGCCTCTATTTGTCGGGCTTACCACGTGGATGCAAGCCGCCTGAGCTTGACCCGCAGAATCTGAATTTCAGTGTCCAGGCGCAGTTTGTCCTGCTGCAGCCGGAAAATGTCCTCGTGAAAGGTTATGCCGCGCGCAGGGTCTTCTTGAAGCAGCAATTCTTTGACCTTGGCCTGAGCTTCGTCCTGTTCAGCTTTGAACCTGGCGATTTCCTTTTCGATGGTCTTAATCTGTTGTGATTCGGATTCGTTTACGTTTTGGCTTGTCATCGTGATTTTCGTCTACCTGCTCTTCTATTCGTGCTGAATTAATGAAGTTTTGAGGACTTGGAAGATTCATGAAAATCTTCCAGAACCAGGGCCAGGCCGAGGAAATGTTGTCCGCATTGGTCATGCAGACTCCTGGATGCGTGAAGGATATGAGCGATCCGGCCAGGGTCCAGTACGGGCCCGGACTTTGCCAGGGCGATTCGCTGACTTTCTTGGCGTTGGACAGGCCGAGCTGCAACAGCCCGGGTTCAATGGCATATCCCGCGCCCAGATTTTCGAGCAGGTCCTGGGCGAATTCGACATCCTCGCTCGTGGTGTCCAGGGTGATGGCGCATTGACCGCGCAGGCCCATGGACATGGCCAGCACCAACGGCAGGTATTCCTGGCAGGAGGTGATGTCTATGGATAGTTTCTGGGGTCTGTTGCCCATGACGGACGTTATCTCGCCGCCGTGGAAGCTGACCCGCAATCCGAACTCATGCAGGATATCCATAATGTCATGGAGGTGCGGCGCGTGCTGGGGCCATTTGCCATGCAGGACCACCTTGCCGTCGGTAAAGAACGGAAGAACCAGCAGGTGCAGGCTCATGAGCGGATCCACGGGAATATCCACCGCCGAAAGGTCAAGGCTGATGGGCGCAGGCGGGACGATGATGCTCAGACCCTCAAATTGCAGTTCCGGGATATGCTCCTGCAGGAATCCGATTCCTTTGCGCAGCAGTTTGCTGTTTGAAAACGATTCATGGAGCTGGATCGAAAGACCCGCCTTGTACGTGGTGGCCGCGACCACAAGCGCAAGCACGAATTTTTTGGACACGCCCTTGGGGATGGAGATGGTCTCTGGGAGTTGCCCGCTGCTCTCGACTCTGACGGGCAACCCATAGCTGTGCGGTTCCACGACCGTCAGACGGGCGCCGAGTTGAGGCAGAATGTCCTGTACGGGCCGGACGTCATGGATTTTGAGTTTCGTGGAGCCGGTGAATTTGGCCCGAGTGACCTGTCCGAGGGCAAGGCACAGCAAAAGATAGAAATGGAATTTGCTCTGCCCGGCATAAATGATCTTGTTGTCCATCGACCAGGACTCGACGGGATGGGCTTCGCATTGCCGGTTCTGGAAAGCGAGGTTGAATCCGCAGAGGTTCAGGGCGTTGATCAATTCCAGGGAGAGATCGTTTCCCTGGAATGGCGCGATGGTCAGCGGCGAGGAGTTGGTGGCGCCAAGGAAGAACATCATGCT is a genomic window of Desulfomicrobium baculatum DSM 4028 containing:
- a CDS encoding chorismate mutase, whose amino-acid sequence is MAEKHNTLSLTQELAQLDEKLVSLLMTRTNLLSRAASTRRSKNLGITDPNQEKVLWQVWRDASKADNLEPQILKKIFHLSNNLSYARVERNSSNEKPLCLFPRRKPVEIDLEAPRDQILRSMMFFLGATNSSPLTIAPFQGNDLSLELINALNLCGFNLAFQNRQCEAHPVESWSMDNKIIYAGQSKFHFYLLLCLALGQVTRAKFTGSTKLKIHDVRPVQDILPQLGARLTVVEPHSYGLPVRVESSGQLPETISIPKGVSKKFVLALVVAATTYKAGLSIQLHESFSNSKLLRKGIGFLQEHIPELQFEGLSIIVPPAPISLDLSAVDIPVDPLMSLHLLVLPFFTDGKVVLHGKWPQHAPHLHDIMDILHEFGLRVSFHGGEITSVMGNRPQKLSIDITSCQEYLPLVLAMSMGLRGQCAITLDTTSEDVEFAQDLLENLGAGYAIEPGLLQLGLSNAKKVSESPWQSPGPYWTLAGSLISFTHPGVCMTNADNISSAWPWFWKIFMNLPSPQNFINSARIEEQVDENHDDKPKRKRIRITTD